The following are encoded in a window of Cupriavidus oxalaticus genomic DNA:
- a CDS encoding ANTAR domain-containing response regulator, translating into MTRRHPPPSPSTPAPPAGRTLRILLVRDPLDANPLNVETIRNGLVSAGFSEIQIVDADLHLPDVITATQPDMLIIASESAARDTIEHVCVSTQHAPRPIVLFTDNDDSQRIKAALTAGITAYIVDGLRAERVKTVLDVAYARFELDQQLRAELDATRLKLAERKVVERAKGLLMQARGISEDEAYKRLRSMAMERGLKLVDAAQRVIDVMG; encoded by the coding sequence ATGACCCGACGCCATCCGCCCCCATCGCCATCGACGCCAGCCCCCCCCGCCGGCCGGACGCTGCGCATCCTGCTGGTGCGCGATCCCCTTGACGCCAACCCGCTTAACGTCGAGACCATCCGCAACGGCCTGGTCAGCGCCGGCTTCAGCGAGATCCAGATCGTCGACGCCGACCTGCACTTGCCCGACGTGATCACCGCCACCCAGCCCGACATGCTGATCATCGCGTCGGAATCGGCCGCGCGCGACACCATCGAGCATGTCTGCGTCTCGACCCAGCATGCGCCGCGGCCCATCGTGCTGTTCACCGACAACGACGACAGCCAGCGCATCAAGGCGGCGCTGACTGCGGGCATCACCGCCTATATCGTCGACGGCCTGCGCGCCGAGCGCGTCAAGACCGTGCTCGACGTCGCCTACGCCCGCTTCGAGCTGGACCAGCAGCTGCGCGCCGAGCTCGACGCCACCCGCCTCAAGCTGGCCGAGCGCAAGGTGGTCGAGCGCGCCAAGGGCCTGCTGATGCAGGCGCGCGGCATCAGCGAGGACGAGGCCTACAAGCGCCTGCGCAGCATGGCGATGGAGCGTGGGCTGAAGCTGGTCGATGCCGCCCAGCGCGTGATCGACGTGATGGGCTGA
- the ftsY gene encoding signal recognition particle-docking protein FtsY produces the protein MFSFWKKRKAEPASVETPAPAPAPTPTPAPAPAPVPVPTPTPVPAQVPPPAPAPVAAPEPAAAIETLELVPAPAISAEARQGWMHRLRTGLSKTSRNIGTLFVGVKVDEALFEELETALLMADAGVEATEYLLAELRKRVRSERIESAEGVKAALKALLTDLLRPLEKTMALGREQPLVMMIAGVNGAGKTTSIGKLCKHFQRYDQKVLLAAGDTFRAAAREQLTIWGERNNVTVVAQESGDPAAVIFDAVNAAKARGIDIVMADTAGRLPTQLHLMEELKKVKRVISKAMPTAPHEVLLVIDANTGQNALQQTRAFDDALGLTGLIVTKLDGTAKGGILAAIARQRPVPVYFIGVGEKVEDLQPFKAEEFAEALLG, from the coding sequence ATGTTTAGTTTCTGGAAGAAGCGCAAGGCCGAGCCCGCGTCCGTCGAGACGCCAGCCCCGGCGCCCGCGCCCACCCCCACGCCAGCCCCGGCCCCCGCTCCGGTTCCGGTCCCGACGCCGACACCGGTCCCCGCACAGGTGCCGCCCCCGGCGCCGGCCCCGGTGGCCGCACCCGAACCAGCCGCTGCCATCGAAACGCTTGAACTGGTCCCTGCGCCCGCCATCAGCGCCGAAGCGCGTCAGGGCTGGATGCACCGACTGCGCACTGGCCTGTCCAAGACCAGCCGCAACATCGGCACGCTGTTCGTCGGCGTCAAGGTCGACGAGGCGCTGTTCGAGGAGCTGGAGACCGCGCTGCTGATGGCCGACGCGGGCGTGGAAGCCACCGAATACCTGCTCGCCGAGCTGCGCAAGCGGGTCAGGTCCGAGCGCATCGAATCGGCCGAAGGCGTCAAGGCCGCGCTCAAGGCGCTGCTGACCGACCTGCTGCGTCCGCTGGAAAAAACCATGGCGCTGGGCCGCGAGCAGCCGCTGGTGATGATGATCGCGGGCGTCAACGGCGCCGGCAAGACCACCAGCATCGGCAAGCTGTGCAAGCACTTCCAGCGCTACGACCAGAAGGTGCTGCTGGCCGCCGGCGACACCTTCCGCGCCGCCGCGCGCGAACAGCTGACGATCTGGGGCGAGCGCAACAACGTCACCGTGGTGGCGCAGGAAAGCGGCGACCCCGCCGCGGTGATCTTCGACGCGGTGAATGCGGCCAAGGCGCGCGGCATCGACATCGTGATGGCCGATACCGCCGGCCGCCTGCCGACGCAGCTGCACCTGATGGAGGAGCTGAAGAAGGTCAAGCGCGTCATCAGCAAGGCCATGCCGACCGCGCCGCATGAGGTGCTGCTGGTGATCGACGCCAATACCGGCCAGAACGCGCTGCAGCAGACGCGAGCCTTCGATGATGCGCTGGGGCTGACCGGCCTGATCGTGACCAAGCTGGATGGGACTGCCAAGGGCGGCATCCTGGCGGCGATCGCGCGCCAGCGCCCGGTGCCGGTGTACTTCATCGGCGTAGGCGAGAAGGTCGAGGACCTGCAGCCATTCAAGGCCGAGGAATTCGCGGAAGCGCTGCTGGGATAA
- a CDS encoding pirin family protein has protein sequence MSAIEHLLKPHVRDLGDFTVRRLLPAAATQTVGPFIFFDHMGPVQMPPGEGADVRPHPHIGLATVTYLFEGEIMHRDSLGSEQAIRPGDVNWMTAGHGIVHSERSPDHVRADGARLHGIQTWVALPKSHETDEPSFFHHPAATLPRVEQPGVRMVVIAGDAFGKTSPVKVFSRTLYVAIELDAGASVQIPAEHAERGIYPVDGAVSLDGEPLPAEHMVVLTPGQPALLMATAPSRVMLLGGDPTDGRRFIYWNFVASSKEAIEAAAKRWEDDQFPRVPGDERERIPLPARKP, from the coding sequence ATGTCTGCTATCGAACACTTGTTGAAGCCGCATGTGCGCGACCTGGGCGATTTCACCGTCCGCCGCCTGCTGCCGGCCGCTGCGACCCAGACGGTCGGGCCGTTTATCTTCTTCGACCATATGGGGCCGGTGCAGATGCCGCCGGGCGAGGGGGCTGACGTGCGCCCGCATCCGCATATCGGGCTGGCGACCGTCACCTACCTGTTCGAAGGCGAGATCATGCACCGCGACAGCCTGGGCAGCGAGCAGGCGATCCGGCCGGGCGACGTCAACTGGATGACTGCCGGCCATGGCATCGTCCACTCCGAGCGCTCGCCCGATCACGTCCGTGCCGACGGCGCGCGCCTGCACGGCATTCAGACCTGGGTGGCATTGCCGAAGTCGCACGAAACCGACGAACCGTCCTTCTTCCACCATCCCGCGGCAACGCTGCCGCGCGTCGAGCAGCCGGGCGTGCGCATGGTGGTGATCGCCGGCGATGCCTTCGGCAAGACTTCGCCGGTCAAGGTCTTCAGCCGCACCCTGTATGTGGCGATCGAACTGGACGCCGGGGCCAGCGTGCAGATCCCTGCCGAGCATGCGGAGCGTGGCATCTACCCGGTGGACGGCGCGGTGTCGCTGGACGGCGAGCCGCTGCCGGCCGAGCACATGGTGGTGCTGACGCCCGGGCAGCCGGCGCTGCTGATGGCGACGGCGCCTTCGCGCGTGATGCTGCTGGGAGGGGACCCGACCGACGGCCGCCGCTTTATCTACTGGAATTTCGTGGCCAGCAGCAAGGAGGCCATCGAGGCCGCCGCCAAACGCTGGGAGGACGACCAGTTTCCGCGCGTGCCGGGCGACGAGCGCGAGCGCATCCCGCTGCCGGCGCGCAAGCCCTGA
- the ntrB gene encoding nitrate ABC transporter permease: MNAIAHTAPEGANAAHVAHVAHVAANAAAIDIDTKERARRRELEIAAQERRAQRQDALGALVLKAVPPALGFALFVLAWHGIATLIPAIPTPGATWNAAVPLFSDPFYRNGPNDQGIGWNVLASLARVAAGFGLAAVIGIPAGFVIGRFAFLNAMTAPVISLLRPVSPLAWLPIGLLLFKAANPAAIWAIFICSIWPMVINTAVGVTRVPQDYLNVARVLDLSEWKVFTRVLFPAVLPYMLTGVRLSIGTAWLVIVAAEMLTGGTGIGFWLWDEWNNLKVEHIVIAIFVIGIIGLMLEHALLALARRFSYGAN; encoded by the coding sequence GTGAATGCCATCGCCCACACCGCGCCTGAAGGCGCCAATGCCGCCCATGTCGCCCATGTCGCCCATGTCGCCGCCAATGCCGCCGCCATCGACATCGATACCAAGGAACGCGCCCGGCGGCGCGAGCTGGAAATCGCCGCGCAGGAACGGCGCGCACAACGCCAGGACGCGCTCGGCGCGCTGGTGCTCAAGGCCGTGCCGCCGGCACTGGGGTTCGCCCTGTTCGTGCTGGCCTGGCACGGAATCGCCACGCTGATCCCGGCGATTCCGACGCCCGGCGCAACGTGGAACGCGGCGGTGCCGCTGTTCTCCGACCCGTTCTACCGCAACGGCCCCAACGACCAGGGCATCGGCTGGAACGTGCTGGCCTCGCTGGCGCGCGTGGCGGCGGGCTTCGGCCTGGCGGCGGTGATCGGCATCCCGGCCGGCTTCGTGATCGGGCGCTTTGCGTTCCTGAACGCGATGACCGCGCCGGTGATCAGCCTGCTGCGGCCGGTCTCGCCGCTGGCCTGGCTGCCGATCGGGCTGCTGCTGTTCAAGGCCGCCAACCCGGCGGCGATCTGGGCCATCTTCATCTGCTCGATCTGGCCGATGGTGATCAACACCGCCGTAGGCGTCACGCGCGTGCCGCAGGACTACCTGAACGTGGCCCGCGTGCTCGACCTGTCGGAGTGGAAGGTGTTCACGCGGGTGCTGTTTCCCGCGGTGCTGCCCTACATGCTGACCGGCGTGCGGCTGTCGATCGGCACCGCGTGGCTGGTGATCGTCGCGGCCGAGATGCTGACCGGCGGCACCGGCATCGGCTTCTGGCTGTGGGACGAGTGGAACAACCTGAAGGTCGAGCACATCGTGATCGCGATCTTCGTGATCGGCATCATCGGGCTGATGCTCGAGCATGCATTGCTGGCACTGGCACGGCGCTTCAGCTACGGCGCCAACTAA
- a CDS encoding ABC transporter ATP-binding protein produces MDKFVSIENVGQTFKTRKGPFVALRDINLQIAAGEFIALIGHSGCGKSTLLNLIAGLATPTTGALICAGREIAGPGPERAVVFQNHSLLPWLTCFENVYLGVERVFAASESKAGLKARTHETLALVGLTHAEGKYPHEISGGMKQRVGIARALAMAPKVLLMDEPFGALDALTRAHLQDELIKIVARTRSTVVMVTHDVDEAVLLADRIVMMTNGPAATIGEILKVDLPRPRDRVALADDKDYHACRTAVLDFLYRKQRNPALQEAA; encoded by the coding sequence ATGGACAAGTTCGTCAGCATCGAGAACGTCGGACAGACCTTCAAGACACGCAAGGGGCCGTTCGTCGCCCTGCGCGACATCAACCTGCAGATTGCCGCGGGCGAGTTCATCGCGCTGATCGGCCACTCCGGCTGCGGCAAGTCAACGCTGCTGAACCTGATCGCCGGACTGGCCACGCCGACCACCGGCGCGCTGATCTGCGCCGGGCGCGAGATCGCCGGGCCGGGACCGGAGCGCGCCGTCGTGTTCCAGAACCATTCGCTGCTGCCCTGGCTGACCTGCTTCGAGAACGTCTACCTGGGCGTGGAGCGCGTGTTCGCCGCCAGCGAGAGCAAGGCCGGGCTCAAGGCGCGCACGCACGAGACGCTGGCACTGGTGGGCCTGACGCACGCCGAGGGCAAGTACCCCCATGAGATCTCCGGCGGCATGAAGCAGCGCGTCGGCATTGCCCGCGCGCTGGCGATGGCGCCCAAGGTGCTGCTGATGGATGAACCCTTCGGCGCGCTCGATGCGCTGACGCGCGCGCACCTGCAGGACGAACTGATCAAGATCGTGGCGCGCACGCGCAGCACGGTGGTGATGGTCACGCATGATGTCGACGAGGCCGTGCTGCTCGCCGACCGCATCGTGATGATGACCAACGGCCCGGCCGCCACCATCGGCGAGATCCTCAAGGTGGACCTGCCTCGGCCGCGCGACCGCGTGGCGCTGGCCGACGACAAGGACTACCACGCCTGCCGTACCGCGGTGCTGGACTTTCTCTACCGCAAGCAGCGCAATCCCGCGCTCCAGGAAGCCGCCTGA
- the maiA gene encoding maleylacetoacetate isomerase, whose product MLKLYSYFRSSASFRVRIALELKGLPYEYVPVHLLKDGGQQLKPEFRAVNPDGLVPALADDGNVLQQSLAIVEYLDEVHPEPKLLPGTALDRAYVRGLAQEIACEIHPLNNLRVLKYLKHKVGVTDEVKDAWYRHWIELGFESLQANLARGGKAGRFCLGDTPTLADICLVPQVFNAQRFNVDVSRYPAIAKIYEACMEMEAFRKAEPKSQPDAE is encoded by the coding sequence ATGCTCAAGCTCTACAGCTACTTCCGCAGTTCGGCCTCGTTCCGCGTGCGCATCGCGCTGGAACTGAAGGGGCTGCCATACGAATACGTGCCGGTGCACCTGCTCAAGGACGGTGGCCAGCAGCTCAAGCCCGAATTCCGCGCGGTGAACCCGGACGGCCTGGTGCCGGCGCTGGCCGACGACGGCAACGTGCTGCAGCAATCGCTGGCCATCGTCGAGTACCTGGACGAAGTCCATCCCGAGCCGAAGCTGCTGCCCGGCACGGCGCTGGACCGCGCCTATGTGCGCGGGCTGGCGCAGGAAATCGCGTGCGAGATCCATCCGCTGAACAACCTGCGCGTGCTGAAATACCTGAAGCACAAGGTGGGCGTGACCGACGAGGTCAAGGACGCGTGGTACCGCCACTGGATCGAGCTGGGCTTCGAGTCGCTGCAGGCCAACCTGGCGCGCGGCGGCAAGGCGGGACGCTTCTGCCTTGGCGATACGCCGACGCTGGCCGATATCTGCCTGGTGCCGCAGGTGTTCAATGCGCAGCGCTTCAATGTCGACGTGAGCCGCTATCCGGCGATCGCGAAGATCTATGAGGCGTGCATGGAGATGGAAGCGTTCCGGAAGGCGGAGCCGAAGTCGCAGCCGGACGCGGAGTGA
- a CDS encoding fumarylacetoacetate hydrolase family protein, protein MTEFVFAPPAPVGVPVRGSDASFPVRRVYCVGRNYAAHAREMGSDPDREPPFFFCKPSDAVSYVADGTEGAFPYPPGTSNCHYEVELVVAIGTGGRDIPVESAAQHVFGYAVGLDMTRRDLQNESKKTGRPWETGKAFDRSAPIGPIVPVSAIGHPEKGEVTLSVNGEEKQRGDLSDLIWSVPEMVSYLSKLFELQPGDLIFSGTPEGVGPVVKGDVMQCHVGGVGDLTIKVV, encoded by the coding sequence ATGACCGAATTCGTGTTCGCCCCGCCGGCCCCTGTTGGCGTGCCGGTGCGTGGCAGCGACGCTAGCTTCCCGGTCCGGCGCGTGTACTGCGTCGGCCGCAACTATGCTGCCCATGCCCGCGAAATGGGCTCGGACCCCGACCGCGAGCCGCCGTTCTTCTTCTGCAAGCCGTCCGACGCGGTCAGCTACGTCGCCGACGGCACCGAAGGCGCGTTCCCGTACCCGCCGGGCACCAGCAACTGCCACTATGAAGTGGAGCTGGTGGTGGCGATCGGCACGGGCGGCCGCGACATCCCGGTGGAAAGCGCCGCGCAGCACGTGTTCGGCTACGCCGTGGGCCTGGACATGACCCGCCGCGACCTGCAGAACGAATCCAAGAAGACCGGCCGCCCCTGGGAAACCGGCAAGGCCTTCGACCGGTCGGCACCGATCGGCCCGATCGTGCCGGTCTCGGCCATCGGCCATCCGGAGAAGGGCGAGGTGACGCTGTCGGTCAATGGCGAGGAAAAGCAGCGCGGCGACCTGTCCGACCTGATCTGGTCGGTGCCGGAGATGGTGTCGTACCTCTCGAAGCTGTTCGAGCTGCAGCCGGGCGACCTGATCTTCAGCGGCACGCCCGAAGGCGTGGGCCCGGTGGTCAAGGGCGATGTCATGCAGTGCCACGTCGGCGGCGTGGGCGATCTCACCATCAAGGTAGTCTGA
- a CDS encoding M16 family metallopeptidase, protein MNHCAVLTAAGAKGAQARIQRHSQPTSSALPAGAARLARRIVPALLLGLLPWSLPAGAQGVVGSPMPSAQTAPAGATAHGTTEYRLSNGLRLIVKEDHRAPTVAHQIWYRVGGIDEVSGTTGVAHMLEHMMFKGTPKVGVGEFSRQVAALGGRENALTNRDFTMYYQQIGKQYLPKMMELEADRMANLIIKKDEFDREMKVVMEERRLRTDDSSRGTVYEQLLATVYTAAAYRHPVIGWMDDLVNMRVEDVKDWYRQWYVPNNALVIVTGDVKAEEVRALAERYYGKLKPRTLPLRKDQEEPEQKGIKRIWVKAPAENQYMVMAYKVPRLRDVEKDVDPYALEVLAAVLNGYDNARLTRELVREQRLADDVNVGYDSINRGESLFVLDGTPATGHSTEEIERALRAEIQRIAREGVSPEELKRVKAQVVAGQIYKRDSVFGQGMEIGVSEISDLSWRQIDRMLDKIKAVTPAQVQAVAAKYFNDDNLTVATLVPQPIDPNKPKTQAPSGLRH, encoded by the coding sequence ATGAACCATTGCGCTGTCCTGACCGCGGCGGGCGCCAAAGGTGCCCAAGCACGCATCCAACGGCATTCCCAGCCTACCTCCTCAGCACTTCCAGCCGGCGCCGCGCGCCTGGCGCGGCGTATCGTGCCGGCGCTGCTGCTCGGCCTGCTGCCGTGGTCGTTGCCGGCCGGCGCGCAAGGCGTGGTCGGATCGCCGATGCCTTCCGCGCAGACCGCGCCCGCCGGCGCCACCGCGCATGGCACCACCGAATACCGGCTCTCCAACGGCCTGCGGCTGATCGTCAAGGAAGACCACCGGGCGCCCACGGTGGCGCACCAGATCTGGTACCGCGTCGGCGGCATCGACGAGGTCAGCGGCACCACGGGCGTGGCCCACATGCTCGAGCACATGATGTTCAAGGGCACGCCCAAGGTCGGCGTGGGCGAGTTCTCCAGGCAGGTGGCGGCGCTGGGCGGGCGCGAGAACGCCCTGACCAACCGCGACTTCACCATGTACTACCAGCAGATCGGCAAGCAGTACCTGCCGAAGATGATGGAGCTGGAGGCCGACCGCATGGCCAACCTCATCATCAAGAAGGACGAATTCGACCGCGAGATGAAGGTGGTGATGGAAGAGCGCCGCCTGCGCACCGACGACTCCTCGCGCGGCACCGTCTATGAGCAACTGCTCGCCACCGTCTATACCGCCGCGGCGTACCGCCATCCGGTGATCGGCTGGATGGACGACCTGGTCAATATGCGGGTCGAGGACGTCAAGGACTGGTACCGCCAGTGGTACGTGCCGAACAACGCGCTGGTGATCGTCACCGGCGACGTCAAGGCCGAGGAAGTGCGCGCGCTCGCCGAGCGCTACTACGGCAAGCTCAAGCCGCGCACGCTGCCGCTGCGCAAGGACCAGGAAGAGCCGGAGCAGAAGGGCATCAAGCGTATCTGGGTCAAGGCGCCGGCCGAGAACCAGTACATGGTGATGGCCTACAAGGTGCCGCGGCTGCGCGATGTCGAGAAGGACGTCGACCCCTACGCGCTGGAAGTCCTGGCGGCCGTGCTCAACGGCTACGACAACGCCCGCCTGACGCGCGAACTGGTGCGCGAACAGCGCCTGGCCGACGACGTCAACGTCGGCTACGACAGCATCAACCGCGGCGAGTCGCTGTTCGTCCTCGACGGCACGCCGGCGACCGGCCACAGCACCGAGGAGATCGAGCGCGCGCTGCGCGCCGAGATCCAGCGCATCGCCAGGGAAGGGGTCTCGCCGGAAGAACTCAAGCGGGTCAAGGCGCAGGTGGTGGCGGGGCAGATCTACAAGCGCGATTCGGTGTTCGGGCAAGGCATGGAGATCGGCGTATCCGAGATTTCTGATCTCTCGTGGCGCCAGATCGACCGTATGCTCGACAAGATCAAGGCCGTCACGCCGGCGCAGGTGCAGGCCGTCGCCGCCAAGTATTTCAACGACGACAACCTGACCGTGGCCACGCTGGTGCCGCAGCCGATCGACCCGAACAAGCCCAAGACCCAGGCCCCGTCGGGCCTGCGCCACTGA
- a CDS encoding CmpA/NrtA family ABC transporter substrate-binding protein → MPSRLRIAKPLHAAVNASEAASAAAADAVPASSGRRRALATIAGASVMTLVDPLVRAGAWAAGSDAPEKTDVRIGFIPLTDCASVVMASTLGLDKKYGIRITPTKEASWAGVRDKLVNGELDAAHVLYGLIYGVQLGIGGPRKDMAVLMSLNHNGQAITLSSKLAEKGVRDGASLKALMVKEKRDYTFAQTFPTGTHAMWLYYWLAAHGINPMQDAKAITVPPPQMVANMRVGNMDGFCVGEPWGARAIADKIGFTAETTQSIWKNHPEKTLGTTADFVQKYPNTARAMVAAVLEASKFIDASASNRRKTAETIAAKSYVNTDMDIILDRMLGRYSNGLGKTWDDPDAMKFYQDGNANYPFLSDGMWFLTQHKRWGLLKDHPDYLAVARQVNRIDIFRQAATAAQVPLPKSDFRTAKLIDGVVWDATRDPKAYADGFKIKAGAQNA, encoded by the coding sequence ATGCCCTCTCGCCTCAGGATTGCCAAGCCGCTGCACGCGGCGGTGAACGCCTCCGAAGCCGCCTCGGCGGCCGCTGCCGACGCGGTGCCGGCCAGCAGCGGCCGCCGCCGCGCGCTGGCGACCATCGCCGGCGCCAGCGTGATGACGCTGGTCGACCCGCTGGTACGCGCCGGGGCGTGGGCGGCGGGCTCGGACGCCCCCGAGAAGACCGATGTGCGCATCGGCTTCATCCCGCTGACCGACTGCGCTTCGGTGGTCATGGCGTCCACGCTCGGCCTCGACAAGAAATACGGGATCAGGATCACGCCGACCAAGGAAGCCTCGTGGGCCGGCGTGCGCGACAAGCTGGTCAACGGCGAGCTCGACGCCGCGCACGTGCTGTACGGCCTGATCTATGGCGTGCAGCTTGGCATCGGCGGCCCCAGGAAAGACATGGCAGTGCTGATGAGCCTGAACCACAACGGCCAGGCCATCACACTGTCGTCGAAGCTGGCCGAAAAAGGCGTGCGCGACGGCGCCAGCCTGAAGGCGCTGATGGTCAAGGAAAAGCGCGACTACACCTTCGCGCAGACCTTCCCCACCGGCACGCACGCGATGTGGCTGTACTACTGGCTTGCCGCCCACGGCATCAACCCGATGCAGGACGCCAAGGCCATCACCGTGCCGCCGCCGCAGATGGTGGCCAACATGCGCGTGGGCAACATGGACGGCTTCTGCGTGGGCGAACCCTGGGGCGCGCGCGCGATCGCCGACAAGATCGGCTTTACCGCCGAGACCACGCAGTCGATCTGGAAGAACCATCCGGAGAAGACGCTCGGCACCACCGCGGACTTCGTGCAGAAGTACCCCAACACCGCGCGCGCGATGGTGGCCGCGGTGCTGGAAGCATCGAAATTCATCGACGCCTCGGCCTCGAACCGCCGCAAGACCGCGGAGACCATCGCCGCCAAGTCCTACGTCAACACCGACATGGACATCATCCTGGACCGCATGCTCGGGCGCTACAGCAACGGCCTGGGCAAGACCTGGGACGACCCCGATGCGATGAAGTTCTACCAGGACGGCAACGCCAACTACCCGTTCCTGTCCGATGGCATGTGGTTCCTGACCCAGCACAAGCGCTGGGGCCTGCTCAAGGACCACCCGGACTATCTTGCCGTGGCCAGGCAGGTCAACCGCATCGACATCTTCAGGCAGGCCGCCACCGCGGCGCAGGTGCCGCTGCCCAAGAGCGACTTCCGTACCGCGAAGCTGATCGACGGCGTGGTCTGGGATGCCACCAGGGACCCGAAGGCGTATGCCGACGGCTTCAAGATCAAGGCCGGCGCGCAGAACGCCTGA
- the ybiB gene encoding DNA-binding protein YbiB, producing MTTPANPFSAARYIKEVGRGVNGARALPRDDAKTLFDAMLAGRVSDIELGAILMAYRIKGEAPHELAGMLEAAHEHCQPLPAPPERPVVVIPSYNGARKQPNLVPLLALLLAREGIPVLVHGTRIFNDRVTSMTLFEALGIPLCASTAEASARLRETGGDGPLAVLPVDVLSPGLSQLLERRTVIGLRNSSHTVAKMLQPVGEHSPGEGLRLYSYTHPEYRETLTDYFSHEPANVLLARGTEGEVVADARRNSRIDWLHEGHQQTLVDPTGGSLADVPELPPGNDAGLTAAWIRRVLDGAVPVPAPIATQLEAIRECLKLGTRVTWASPV from the coding sequence ATGACCACGCCAGCCAACCCGTTTTCCGCCGCCCGCTATATCAAGGAGGTCGGCCGTGGCGTCAACGGCGCGCGCGCGCTGCCGCGCGACGATGCCAAGACCCTGTTCGACGCGATGCTGGCCGGGCGCGTGTCCGATATCGAGCTGGGCGCGATCCTGATGGCCTACCGCATCAAGGGCGAGGCCCCGCATGAACTGGCCGGCATGCTCGAGGCGGCCCATGAACACTGCCAGCCGCTGCCCGCGCCGCCCGAGCGCCCGGTGGTGGTGATCCCCAGCTATAACGGCGCACGCAAGCAGCCGAACCTGGTGCCGCTGCTGGCGCTGCTGCTGGCGCGCGAAGGCATCCCCGTACTGGTGCACGGGACGCGCATCTTCAATGACCGCGTCACCAGCATGACCCTGTTCGAGGCGCTGGGCATTCCGCTGTGCGCCAGCACGGCCGAAGCCTCGGCACGGCTGCGCGAGACCGGCGGCGACGGGCCGCTGGCGGTGCTGCCGGTCGATGTGCTTTCGCCCGGCCTGTCGCAGCTGCTGGAGCGGCGCACCGTGATCGGCCTGCGCAACTCGTCGCATACCGTGGCCAAGATGCTGCAGCCGGTGGGCGAGCACAGCCCAGGCGAAGGGTTGCGGCTGTACAGCTATACCCACCCGGAATACCGCGAGACGCTGACCGACTATTTCTCCCACGAGCCGGCCAACGTGCTGCTGGCACGCGGCACCGAGGGCGAAGTGGTCGCCGATGCGCGCCGCAACAGCCGCATCGACTGGCTGCATGAAGGGCATCAGCAGACGCTGGTCGATCCCACCGGCGGCTCGCTGGCTGACGTGCCGGAACTGCCACCCGGCAATGATGCCGGCCTGACGGCAGCCTGGATCCGGCGCGTGCTCGATGGCGCCGTGCCGGTGCCGGCGCCGATCGCCACGCAGCTCGAAGCCATCCGCGAGTGCCTGAAGCTGGGCACCCGCGTCACCTGGGCCAGCCCGGTCTGA